The genomic stretch TCTTGAGCAGTCGTAAAACTAAGGTGCCAATTTTAGCGCTGAGCTTAGAAGGTGACCCCGTTTCGCCTTACAGTGACAACCAGTTAGTCGCGCTATTTAGCCACTATGGGCAGGCGAAGAAGATCAGTTCCAAGACAATTACAAAAGGATATGAGCAATCCCTCGATTTGGCGATAAAGTGGTTGGAAGATGAATTATTAAGATGACAAATCTCCTAATTTAGTTAAGAGTGATATACCTGAGCAAAAAATAAGCTCATGATAATAAAAAATAATAATCATTATTGGGTGTTTACTTTAACTATATGGAAACGGAGATTCATATGTCAGAGACGACTCAGGGTCCAACACACTTTCGCTTGATGTCAAAGCTGAAGGCCATTGGGCCTTACCTGCGTGAACCGCAATCACAAGAAGGGCGCTACTATTTTGATTGTCTATCTGTTTGTGTAGATGACAAAAAGTCACCTGAGAAACGCGAGTTCTGGGGCTGGTGGATGGATTTAGAATCCATCGAAGGGGGCTTTACCGCTAAGTACCATATTGGGAAATACAACAAAGAAGGGAAATGGGTGTCTGAAGCTCTGCCGCAAAAAGTGGTAGAGGAAGTGTACTTTACACAAAGTACCTTTCATCAGAAGCTCATTGATACCTTGGCTGAACACTTCAAACTCGAAGTGGAATATCATACCGAGTCATTTGATTTCGCCTGATTTGGCGGTTTTCTTTTTCGACTGAACAAAAAGGTGCGTTTTCGCACCTTTTCTCTTGTTAAATCCCAATTTGATTGTTAAAACATCCTCTCTTTATTTGTTTTTCACTTCAGAAGACATCATGACAACGAATCAACAAAACGCAGTTGTTTCGCAACCACAAACCGTCGTTGTGAAACTGGGTACAAGTGTGCTGACAGGCGGCACATTGGCACTAGATCGCGCTCACATGGTTGAGCTAGCGCGTCAGTGTGCTGAGCTTAAGAAACAAGGCCATTCAGTGGTAATGGTTTCGTCTGGTGCAATTGCAGCAGGCCGTGAGCATCTTGGATACCCCGCACTGCCCAACGAGATGGCGAGCAAACAGTTGCTTGCTGCTGTGGGTCAGAGTCGTTTGATTCAAACATGGGAGTCTTTGTTTGGTATTTACGGTATCAAGATTGGTCAAATGCTACTGACTCGTGCTGACTTGGATGATCGTGAGCGTTTTCTTAATGCGCGTGACACCATCAATGCGCTTGTGGCGAACGATATTATTCCAATCGTGAACGAAAATGATGCAGTAGCCACCAGTGAAATTAA from Vibrio parahaemolyticus encodes the following:
- the crl gene encoding sigma factor-binding protein Crl codes for the protein MSETTQGPTHFRLMSKLKAIGPYLREPQSQEGRYYFDCLSVCVDDKKSPEKREFWGWWMDLESIEGGFTAKYHIGKYNKEGKWVSEALPQKVVEEVYFTQSTFHQKLIDTLAEHFKLEVEYHTESFDFA